A single window of Engraulis encrasicolus isolate BLACKSEA-1 chromosome 20, IST_EnEncr_1.0, whole genome shotgun sequence DNA harbors:
- the LOC134436779 gene encoding uncharacterized protein LOC134436779 yields ILATKNGAAVSYLNQNKYHISDGYLHIKEVEGSDAGEYYCNGQLEAEVEVLTGQVFSISEGRTLFIPCEGERKQVWSFKKERTSQRVNIFTVFRNGTVLRERDDPEGRFVPQLKALEIGRLRLEDSGRYLCNMKLVARLIVLKVHEETVINTTTTTTVYIDRPTVVTDSPTVYVTSQTFKKVAVVAVVGLCVLVASVFLVSLILWQRKRMRRRRNKKMGRKGAGAGHIPEETELQPQGPFIRGSPNTQRDMCQVIDSHHHFFSVKL; encoded by the exons ATTCTGGCAACAAAGAACGGAGCAGCGGTGTCCTACCTCAACCAGAATAAGTACCACATCTCAGACGGGTACCTGCACATCAAGGAGGTGGAGGGCTCGGATGCGGGGGAGTACTACTGCAATGGGCAGCTGGAGGCAGAGGTGGAGGTGCTCACAG GTCAGGTCTTCTCCATATCAGAAGGCAGGACTCTGTTCATTCCATGTGAAGGTGAGAGGAAACAGGTATGGTCCTTCAAGAAGGAGAGGACCTCTCAGCGTGTCAACATCTTCACTGTGTTCCGGAATGGGACGGTGCTGAGGGAGCGTGATGACCCAGAGGGACGCTTTGTTCCCCAGCTCAAGGCCCTGGAGATAGGCCGCCTAAGGCTGGAGGACTCGGGGAGATACCTGTGCAACATGAAGCTAGTGGCCAGGCTCATTGTCTTGAAAG TTCATGAGGAAACCGTaatcaacacaacaacaacaacaacagtgtacattgataggcctactgttgtcaCAG ATTCTCCGACAGTATATGTCACAAGTCAGACATTCAAAAAAG TGGCTGTGGTGGCGGTTGTTGGACTATGTGTGCTTGTAGCGTCCGTCTTTCTGGTGTCTCTCATCTTGTGGCAGAGAAAACGAATGAGGAGACGGAGGAATAAAAAGATGGGCAGAAAAGGAGCGG GCGCCGGGCACATTCCAGAGGAGACAGAGCTGCAGCCTCAGGGGCCGTTTATAAGAG GTTCACCGAACACACAAAGGGATATGTGTCAGGTAATTGACAGTCATCACCACTTTTTTTCAGTAAAGCTTTAA